One stretch of Streptomyces sp. A2-16 DNA includes these proteins:
- a CDS encoding universal stress protein — protein MARTVIVGLDGSRESRAAAEWAAREAQLLGVPLTLVHVWEPVPEPIAQAPLLGAETQQHWTERIPREAAEGVRLRHPGLDVSTEQLSGRPADELLSATKGAELLVLGSRGLSGIGGFMVGSVGLSVVAHAERPLVLVRADQQAADEHETDPAGIPSAATPFRPVVLGLDIESPDEELISFAFAAAARRGTSLRVVHGWNPPPYYAYGLAADLELHGELARRETAALAEALVPWRKRFPDVEVTEESPYGTPGNHLVDASREASLVVVGRRIRRGVLGTHVGPVTHAVLHHSVAPVAVVPHN, from the coding sequence ATGGCCCGTACCGTCATCGTCGGTCTCGACGGCTCGCGCGAGAGCCGGGCGGCGGCCGAGTGGGCGGCCCGCGAGGCACAGCTGCTGGGAGTTCCTCTGACGCTGGTCCACGTCTGGGAACCCGTACCGGAACCCATCGCGCAGGCGCCTCTCCTCGGCGCCGAGACCCAGCAGCACTGGACCGAACGGATTCCCCGGGAGGCCGCGGAGGGCGTGCGGCTGCGCCACCCGGGCCTCGACGTGAGCACCGAGCAACTGTCCGGCCGGCCCGCCGACGAGCTGTTGAGCGCGACGAAGGGCGCCGAGCTGCTTGTCCTCGGCTCGCGCGGGCTGAGCGGGATCGGCGGGTTCATGGTCGGCTCGGTCGGGCTCTCCGTCGTGGCGCACGCCGAGCGGCCCCTCGTCCTGGTACGCGCCGACCAGCAGGCCGCCGACGAGCACGAGACGGACCCCGCGGGCATCCCGTCCGCCGCGACCCCGTTCCGGCCCGTCGTGCTCGGCCTGGACATCGAGAGCCCGGACGAGGAACTGATCTCCTTCGCGTTCGCCGCAGCCGCCCGCCGCGGCACCTCCCTGCGGGTCGTGCACGGCTGGAACCCGCCCCCGTACTACGCCTACGGCCTCGCCGCTGACCTCGAACTCCACGGTGAACTCGCCCGACGCGAGACCGCCGCGCTGGCCGAGGCGCTGGTCCCGTGGCGCAAGAGGTTCCCCGACGTCGAGGTCACCGAGGAGTCGCCGTACGGCACCCCCGGCAACCACCTCGTCGACGCCTCCCGCGAGGCCTCCCTGGTCGTGGTGGGCCGCCGGATCCGCCGCGGCGTGCTCGGTACCCACGTCGGGCCCGTCACCCACGCCGTCCTGCACCACTCCGTCGCCCCCGTCGCCGTAGTCCCGCACAACTGA